The stretch of DNA CCCCCAAGGTAACGCTTGTGCTGATAAAAATCGCCAAAAATGAGATTGGCAAGGCATGCGCAATCCCGGCACCACGTTTTTGTGCATTCCATGCAGCGTTAAAAATAATGAACAAAATCATGGCGGTCGTTAACCAAAAGTTATTCACTCGGAAGATATATTTCAATAAATAACCCACCAAGAATAACTGAATCACTGCCCGGACAACACCAATAATAATATCGCGATCCAAGCCTAATTTTTGCCATAAACTAATTGCCAACGCAACCAGCACTAACATCGCTGCTAAGAACAACGACGTGTTGTTAACAACTAAATTCATGCGCCCACCTCCAGACGCCCATCGACCACGCGTAACAACTGATCCGCGGTATTAATTTCCGTGGTATCATGCGTAATCATGAGTGTGGTGACTTGCCGTTCCTGATTCAAATGTCGTAACCATTGATGAATAATGGCCTTATTATCAGAATCTAACCCGGCAGTGACCTCATCCAACAATAAAATCCGTGGCAAAAAAAGAATGTTTCGAATTAACGCGACTCGTTGTCGTTCACCGCCAGATAAAGCTTCAATCTTTTGCGACAACATCGTACTAGGCAATCCGACGTAAGCTAGTGCCGCTATAACGTGGGCTTTATCCATTGGTAGCTTGCGGATCTGATAAGGAAAAGCTAAATTATCAGCTACGGTAGCCCCGAATAGCGTCGGTTGTTGAAAGCAATACGAGACTTGCCGTCGATACATGATCGGATCGTAACGCTCAATCGGACGACCTTCAAAAATCAACTCACCACTCGTCTTCGAAATCATCGCGGCCATCAATCGTAACAAGGTACTTTTACCACTACCTGAAGGACCCGTGATCGTATAGTGGGCCCCCGCTGGCACGGTCAAATTAATATCTTTCAGGATCAACTTATCCCCAACCTGATAATTGACCGCTTGCAAACTCATCAAAGTTGCCATGCTCATTCCTCCAAGTAAGCTCAATTTACTTTCAGTTTAGCATGTTCGGATTCAGCTTAGAATTTTTGTTACTTGGTCTAAAGGTTGAAAGTTAAAAATTGCCGGTCTGCACTACTACATCAACAATCCGGTAATGAAAACTAGTCGACTACTGCCACTTCCGGTTGTTGCCGATAACATGCGGACGAGGGACCGGTTCAAGCCATAGAAACGTCTTGAATCTCGCCCGGAAACTTTGCCAAATCCGCAAATCTCCCGGACCGTCCGTGGTGTAAGGCCGGCAAAAGAACGCCGGTCAAACACTACCTGCACGTCCGATGCTATCAGCAACAACCTCCAGCTAAGTCAGTAGTTATTTACGCTTAGCGGAGTCAGTCAAAATCGGTGTGCAGTGTCGGCGAGATTAATCGGCGTTCTTGGCTGACTAATCTCGCGGGACAATTCAAAGACGTGTTTTGTCAGCTTGGAATTGAGGCGTCAGACCGTACCTTGGCTGGCGCCGTCCTCCACAGCACATCGATTTTGACTGACGAAGCGCTAAATTTAGGTGAGTCTATTTTAGGCTTATGGGTTCAACATTTGTGATGCTTTTGATGCTTTTGAGTCTTTCAACCTTTAGTTACTTGGTAAAAAAGGCGCTGGATTTCCCACTTAAAATTACGATGATTAAACGTGGTAATCTCACAGTTTACGTGCCGGTTTCACCCGCACCCTAGATCGACATGCTATAATGATTTGAACGCAGTCAACAGAAAACGAGGTTAGTTAAAGCTAATATGACACAATCGAATCATTATCCAAATCGGCGGCCAGCGCGACCGACTCAACGCCGCCAACCAACCGAAAAAGTCCAAAGCGATATCACCCTTGGTCAACGCTTCCCATTAACTATCAAGCGTCTAGGGATCAATGGCGAAGGCATCGGCTACTATAAACACGTCATTACTTTTGTCAAAGGTGCATTACCTGGTGAAGTCATTGTTGCGGAAGTGACCACGGTCCACCCACGTTACTTAGAAGCTAAAATTCGGAAAATTCGGAAATTTAGTCCTGATCGTGTCGACCCACGCGACGCCTATGCCGATGAAGTCGGTGGCTTCGAACTAGAACATTTAGACTATCCAGCACAATTGACGTTTAAACAAGACTTGATTCGTCAAGCCTTGGAAAAGTATCAGCCAGCTGGGTTTCGTCAATATGATATTCGCCCAACCATTGGGATGGCTAATCCTTATGAATACCGTAATAAGGCGCAATTTCAAGTTCGGCTGATTGATGGTCACGTGGCAGCTGGGCTCTACAAAGAAAACAGTCACGACTTAGTCGACCTCCCCACTTGTTCCGTCCAAATGCCAGTGACCATGACCGTTATGCGGGCCGTGGTAAAGTGGCTAGAAGAACTCGCGGTGCCAATCTATGACGAAGAGCACAACTCTGGTATTGTTAAAACTGTTGTCGTCCGTGCAGCTGCCGCAACCGGTGAAGTTCAATTAGTTTTCGTGACGAATACGCCTAAGTTTCCCAAAAAGCACCAACTATTAATGAAGATTGCTGACAAGTTGCCAATGGTCGTTTCCGTGATGCAAAATGTCAATATCGGTAAAACTTCTTTGATTTGGGGCGACCAAACCACGTTGCTTGCGGGGAAACCAACGATTACTGAAGAACTCGACGGCTTAGCCTTTGACTTGTCTGCTCGAGCCTTCTTCCAATTAAATCCAGAACAAACGAAGAAGCTTTATCAACTCGCACGGACTGCCTTAAATCTGGCCCCACATGAAACTTTAGTGGATGCTTATTCCGGTGTCGGTACTATTGGCTTATCTTTAGCGGATGTCGCGCAAGAAGTTCGTGGGATGGATACCATCCCAGCTGCCGTCGCCGATGCCAATGAAAATGCCAAGCGCAACGGCATCACGAACGCCAAGTATGAAGTTGGCGAAGCAGAAACGTTGTTACCACAATGGTTAGCTAGCGGTTTTGCCCCAGATGCTATTGTGGTCGATCCGCCTCGCACTGGCTTAGATGATGTCTTGATCGACGCTATTTTACAAAGTGCGCCTGAAAAACTGGTTTATATCTCATGTAATCCTTCAACCTTAGCGCAAGATCTACGTCAATTGACGCGCGGTTATCAGGTTGATTACATTCAATCGATTGATATGTTTCCACAAACTGCCCGTTGTGAAGCGGTCGTTCGTTTCACCAAGCGGCATTAATCAGTAAGGGAGTTATTGCTTATGGCAGATACGGATAGCCAAATCGCTTTGACGATGACCTTTAGCTTACGGCCACCGTTCAAGACCCATTTCTTATTGTTGAAAGATTATATTGCCGATGTCCGAATTCCAGAACGCGATGGCATGCTCACGACATTGATTGCCAAGAACATTCCCATGTCACCGGCGTTAGAACAGTTAAAAGCCATTTTTGATGACGTTAAGAATCCCATCTATTGGCAATTGCATGATCACGCCGTGCAAGAATTCTTCGCCAATCATCCTGACAAACGTCCCATTTTGCCGTTGGACTTATTGCAAGTCGTTCTCAACACGCTCAGTGCTCAGGGTTTGACGAATGATCAGTTGATCGTCATTATGAAAGATATTTTTAATCGTCTGCAAACTAATCAGTTCAATGCACAAGCGTCACAACGAATTCTGACGGAATTTACGAAATAAGAGCCAAAAAAATCCAGCGTTGGCTGGATTTTTTTATCTTCACTTTTAGGCAAAATACTGATCTAAAACTTGTTGTATCCCATTATGATTATTATCGGTCGTCACGACAGTTGCGGCAGTCTTTACCGCTGCGGGGGCATTGCCCATCGCGACCCCAACCCCAACGAGCTTCAACAACGCTAAATCATTAAAGTTATCCCCAAACGCAATGGCTTGAGCTGGGGATAACTTTTCATCTGCAATTAAAGTCTGCAATGCCGCTGCTTTTGACACCCCAGCCGCCACAATTTCCAAATAAGTTGGTTTTGAGCGATACGCTGAAATACCAGCGAAGACGGGTGCTTGTAAGGCCTGTTCAATGGCTTGAATTACCGCCGGAGCTGCCATGATCATCACTTTATGACTCACTGCGGTTGGTCGTTGTAGCCAAGCCGCTTGGTTAACAACTTCCGGTTGATAGCCAATCCCAGTTGCTTCCTGTGTTTCCCATGACCCCATTTCTGAGACCAACCACTGATTGCCCGTATAAATGTTAATTGAGGCTTCTGGCCAATTTTGGGCTACTAATCGTTGTACCTTAGCCGCTAATTGAGGTTCAATCGGACGTTCTTCTAACACGGTTAACTTGGTCGCGGTCATTTTTGCAGTCAACGCACCATTGTAAGCAATCATGGTTGAATTGAGACCCAGTTGTTGTGCCAAGCCAAACATACCTTTTGGTGAACGAGCTGAAGCCAATACCATGGTAGCGCCAGCGTTCACGGCCCGCTTTACACTCATCACGGTCGCCGGCAAAATTTTGGCCTCATCCGTCAATAAAGTCCCATCGATATCGCTCAAAATTAATTTTGGTTTAGTCATCTTGAAGTCCCCCCGTTAAAGTCATAAAAGTTGTCGTTGGTTTAAACCAAGCCCGTTCGGTTGGGCGTAGTGGCTCATCCGTTACAACCACTTGCAATTGTGCCAATGTCCCACCTTGAAACCGGGCTACTTGGCCAAACTTGCGATGTTCACAGACTAAAACGCCTTGTGCTGTTTGTGCCAACGCTTGGCGTTTCACCGCCGCATCGGCCTCATCGCTAAAATAAATTCCCGTGGCGGTGACCGTTACCGCGCCAACAATCACTTGATCAAATTGAACATGTCGTAAGGCGGCTAACGTTTCGGGGCCAGCCATAAATCGGTTCATCTGATTAAGCTCGCCCCCCAGTACATGGAGCGTTATAGCTGGATTCGTTGCCAAACTAATCGCGTTGTCCAGTGAATGCGTGTACACCGTAACCTGCTGCGTTAAAAGTTGAGTTAATTTAAGCAACGTGGTCGACACATCAATAAACACATATTGACCAGCCGTAATCAATGGTAAAACTGTCTTGGCTAACCCAATTTTAGTCGCCGTAAATTGTTGCAACCGATCTTGAAAGCTCGGAATCTTCGACCCAAAATTAAGCACCTGAACACCACCATGAATCCGCTGTGCTAACCCTTTTTCCGTGATTGCGACAATATCACGCCGCGCCGTATCACGCGAAACATTTAACTGCTGCATCACATCCGCGACACTCATCTGGCGCGCTCGGTCTAATGCTTGCAATAATTTTTGTTGTCGTAACTGTTGCACCATCCACTTAGCCTCCAATTCATCTTGTTAAAATCATCATAGCACGTTTTAAGCATTTGTAAGCATTTAATGATTATTTTTAAGTATTAAATAACCATTCGTTTAGAACCTTTTAGGATGATTAAACGTATTTGACATTGTATTAAGACCACTTTGGCCTAGATTAAGACAGCGCTCGAACGTTTAAGACAACTTATCACCACTTTAAGATATCATTCCAAAAAATTACGTACTCAGCCTAGTTCATTCTCAGGGAGGCCCATTGTATTTAGACATTTTAAAGCTTATAACGGTAGTTGTTCGGCAAAAGATATAATTAGTTATTGTATGGAGGCTAAAAAATGGCACGGCGGAAAAAATTATTTTTATTAATTGGTATTGTGCTGATTGTAGGCCTATTTACCGGACACAACATTGTTAAGAATCGGACTACGGCGGCTAAAAGTCCAGCAAAATCGACAATCATGCGCACACCCATCAACTGGCGTAAATCATCAGAAAAAGTAGCTTACCCAAATGTGACTCACGATCCAAATTTGTGGATTCGAGTTTCATTAAAAAAACAACACCTTTATTTGATCAATCATCAACATGTACTTTACACGATGTATGTTTCAACCGGCCTACCAACCGCTAATCATCATACACCACGAGGAACTTATCACGTTCAAGCCGAACGAGGGAAGTATTTCTATAGTGCAGCAGTCAACGAAGGGGCCTACTATTGGGTCTCATGGCTGAATCATGGCGAATATTTATTTCATTCCACTCCGGTCAACGCGCAAGGCCACTTCATCAAGTCCGATGCCGCTGATCTAGGCAAAAAGCCTTCCTCACACGGTTGTGTTCATTTAAGTCTCGCAGATTCAAAATGGCTTTATCAACATATTCACTATGGCACCAAGGTTGTTATCGAATAAACCTGATGACGTTAGCCTTTTGTCACATTTCACCTATAGCTCTCAGAAATGACAAAAACGAGTTTGGAATTTTATCCCAAACTCGTTAATCTCAATCATCACTGATTTTTAGCCTTCAAAATAAACTTCGGTTGATCATTCACTAACTTGGCAAAAAGTTCTTGCGTTGGATCTGGATCAAAAGTCCCCAGATCAACCAATAGCTGGCCATCATCCGCCACTTCAAAGCCTTGATACCGACCAAATAAAACACGATACATCGTTTGAGCCGGCCGCATCCGTTCATCTACTTGTGCGGCAGCTGCTTTCAAAGTATAACCGGTCTGCAACAAATTGCTCATGGCGGCTGCTTTAATCACCATTTTCATGGTATAAATACGCGCACGCCCCGGTTCGTCTTCATTTTTAGGAATAATGTATCCTTTTTTTTGCCAATAACGTAGCTGGCGTGGCGAGACACCAGTCATTCTGCTTAACTCACTGATACCAATCGTCAGTTGTCCCCGATGAAACAAGTCACGGAAATCCGGACTCGGTTGTTCAGCCATGCTAGCGTCCCCCTTTCCAAATGCTTTCGTCAATTTAAATTATAGCATGGAATGGCGCGACGCCAGTGGATAAGCCGTAAATTTTAGTGGTTTTTAGGTTCTAAACGATAAGTCATTTGCAAAAAGTCATGCAATGATTGTGCTGGTTGTCCCATAATAATCTCGTAATCGGCACTAACCTCGCTCAACAAACCCTTGGCACCACCAGCATACATCGACCCTAACATATGGCCCTCATTGCCCTGATTATACATTGTTTCAAATTCACTCAGCGTGACTGGTTGGTAGCCAATCGGTTGATTCGTAACGTCACTCAACACTTGTGCCAAAGCCGGCATCGTATAAGCTTGTGATTGTGTCAAAGTATAGATGCGGCCGTCCGTTAACAAAGCCGGGGTTGTTGCAACTTTGGCAAAGGCTGCGGCACTATCTGCCTGACTAATAAAACTCAGCGCCTGATCAGCCATCGGATAAATGACATTTTGGCGTTCAATCAATTCAGGTAAATAAGGCACCAATGGGTCAGCGTACAGAGCATTGCGAATGATGGTGTAATGTAGGCTAGATGCGGCTAAACGTCGAGGAACATAGCCATAAAATGCGGACAAAGCAAACGGATTATTCACTTGGTCTGCAATAAAACCCATGACCAAAATATGCTTGACGCGACTAGTTTCCGCCGCTTGAATGACATTTTCAAACTCACTGACCCGTGAATAACTGTCATGACTCTTACTTGGCACATAAATAAAAACATCACTGTCCGCTAAAACTGGCTTTAAACTAGCAACATCATGATAATCCATCGCCATGACTGACATGCCTTGTGCGGCAAACGCTGTGGCTTTGCTGACCGTGTGCACGCCTAAATTCAATTGAGTCGTTGGGACTAGTTGGCTGAGCGCCTTTACAATTTGGGTTCCCAAATGACCTGTAGCTCCGGTAATCGTAATTTTCATGATTAAATTCCCACTTTCTTGTAACTTTATTAGTTACATTAAAACAAATTTAATTCGCCCTGTCAACTAATCACCAATCGACAGGCTCAATTAAGATCGCCCCAGTGATAGTCACACTGTATTGACCATCAACGTCACTTTTGCACGACAAAAAATCAGTGACTGCTCGCTAAATTATCAAGCAGTCACCGATTATTTAAGGGTGTTATCTGATTTAAACTAACTATTCAACTGGTGCGGCTTCTTCACCTAAATGTTTCTTCTTAGGCGCAGTTTTAACATTCTTAACATCCGCATCCGAGAAACCAAACATGTAAGTCAACGTGAAGGCGACAATGATGTCAGCGATTGACGCAATCCAGAAGCCCCAGAAACTGAAGTCCAAGCCTTTCGGGTTAACGAAAGAAGTGAAGCCAATCAAGGAACCCGCGAAGCCCCACATGTTAACATGCATCAAACCAGTTAAGAAACCACCGACGGCCCCACCAATGCTGGCAGTGACGAAGGCCCGGCCGTACTTCAAGTTAATCCCGTACATGGCAGGTTCCGTTACGCCGGAGAAGGCTGAAATCGTTGCGGGCCAAGCTAATTCTTTAATGTTAGCAACTTTAGACTTCAAGGCGATGGCTAAGACGGCCCCACCTTGAGCAACCATCGTTGCGGAAACAATCGCATTTAAGTAACTGTGACCGGTCGTGGCAATATCGTTGGCAACAATTGGAATAATCGCCCAATGGAGCCCGAAGATAACCAAGACCTGATAGAAGCCACCAATGATCAACCCAGAAATCGCTGGACTGAGTTCGTAGATTTTGACGATCCCAGCGGCCAACGCCCCTGAAAGTGCCGTGATGATTGGGCCAAGGAATAAGATAATCGCACCGGAGATAATGATGACTTCGAGTAATGGC from Lactiplantibacillus brownii encodes:
- a CDS encoding ABC transporter ATP-binding protein, whose translation is MATLMSLQAVNYQVGDKLILKDINLTVPAGAHYTITGPSGSGKSTLLRLMAAMISKTSGELIFEGRPIERYDPIMYRRQVSYCFQQPTLFGATVADNLAFPYQIRKLPMDKAHVIAALAYVGLPSTMLSQKIEALSGGERQRVALIRNILFLPRILLLDEVTAGLDSDNKAIIHQWLRHLNQERQVTTLMITHDTTEINTADQLLRVVDGRLEVGA
- the rlmD gene encoding 23S rRNA (uracil(1939)-C(5))-methyltransferase RlmD, giving the protein MTQSNHYPNRRPARPTQRRQPTEKVQSDITLGQRFPLTIKRLGINGEGIGYYKHVITFVKGALPGEVIVAEVTTVHPRYLEAKIRKIRKFSPDRVDPRDAYADEVGGFELEHLDYPAQLTFKQDLIRQALEKYQPAGFRQYDIRPTIGMANPYEYRNKAQFQVRLIDGHVAAGLYKENSHDLVDLPTCSVQMPVTMTVMRAVVKWLEELAVPIYDEEHNSGIVKTVVVRAAAATGEVQLVFVTNTPKFPKKHQLLMKIADKLPMVVSVMQNVNIGKTSLIWGDQTTLLAGKPTITEELDGLAFDLSARAFFQLNPEQTKKLYQLARTALNLAPHETLVDAYSGVGTIGLSLADVAQEVRGMDTIPAAVADANENAKRNGITNAKYEVGEAETLLPQWLASGFAPDAIVVDPPRTGLDDVLIDAILQSAPEKLVYISCNPSTLAQDLRQLTRGYQVDYIQSIDMFPQTARCEAVVRFTKRH
- a CDS encoding Cof-type HAD-IIB family hydrolase yields the protein MTKPKLILSDIDGTLLTDEAKILPATVMSVKRAVNAGATMVLASARSPKGMFGLAQQLGLNSTMIAYNGALTAKMTATKLTVLEERPIEPQLAAKVQRLVAQNWPEASINIYTGNQWLVSEMGSWETQEATGIGYQPEVVNQAAWLQRPTAVSHKVMIMAAPAVIQAIEQALQAPVFAGISAYRSKPTYLEIVAAGVSKAAALQTLIADEKLSPAQAIAFGDNFNDLALLKLVGVGVAMGNAPAAVKTAATVVTTDNNHNGIQQVLDQYFA
- a CDS encoding DeoR/GlpR family DNA-binding transcription regulator, whose translation is MVQQLRQQKLLQALDRARQMSVADVMQQLNVSRDTARRDIVAITEKGLAQRIHGGVQVLNFGSKIPSFQDRLQQFTATKIGLAKTVLPLITAGQYVFIDVSTTLLKLTQLLTQQVTVYTHSLDNAISLATNPAITLHVLGGELNQMNRFMAGPETLAALRHVQFDQVIVGAVTVTATGIYFSDEADAAVKRQALAQTAQGVLVCEHRKFGQVARFQGGTLAQLQVVVTDEPLRPTERAWFKPTTTFMTLTGGLQDD
- a CDS encoding L,D-transpeptidase gives rise to the protein MARRKKLFLLIGIVLIVGLFTGHNIVKNRTTAAKSPAKSTIMRTPINWRKSSEKVAYPNVTHDPNLWIRVSLKKQHLYLINHQHVLYTMYVSTGLPTANHHTPRGTYHVQAERGKYFYSAAVNEGAYYWVSWLNHGEYLFHSTPVNAQGHFIKSDAADLGKKPSSHGCVHLSLADSKWLYQHIHYGTKVVIE
- a CDS encoding MerR family transcriptional regulator; amino-acid sequence: MAEQPSPDFRDLFHRGQLTIGISELSRMTGVSPRQLRYWQKKGYIIPKNEDEPGRARIYTMKMVIKAAAMSNLLQTGYTLKAAAAQVDERMRPAQTMYRVLFGRYQGFEVADDGQLLVDLGTFDPDPTQELFAKLVNDQPKFILKAKNQ
- a CDS encoding SDR family oxidoreductase produces the protein MKITITGATGHLGTQIVKALSQLVPTTQLNLGVHTVSKATAFAAQGMSVMAMDYHDVASLKPVLADSDVFIYVPSKSHDSYSRVSEFENVIQAAETSRVKHILVMGFIADQVNNPFALSAFYGYVPRRLAASSLHYTIIRNALYADPLVPYLPELIERQNVIYPMADQALSFISQADSAAAFAKVATTPALLTDGRIYTLTQSQAYTMPALAQVLSDVTNQPIGYQPVTLSEFETMYNQGNEGHMLGSMYAGGAKGLLSEVSADYEIIMGQPAQSLHDFLQMTYRLEPKNH